The following coding sequences lie in one Pseudomonas sp. B33.4 genomic window:
- a CDS encoding DHA2 family efflux MFS transporter permease subunit — translation MSTALAAPAQPFNAADMATATKVFAFATMCIGMFIALLDIQIVSASLRDIGGGLSAGTDETAWVQTSYLIAEIIVIPLSGWLSRVFSTRWLFCASAVGFTLASLLCGVAWNIQSMIAFRALQGFLGGSMIPLVFTTAFFFFTGKQRVIAAATIGAVASLAPTMGPVIGGWITDISSWHWLFYINLVPGIFVAVAVPMLVKIDQPELSLLKGADYLSMVFLALFLGCLEYTLEEGPRWNWFSDQTILTTAWISGLAGLAFIGRTLHVANPIVDLRALKDRNFALGCFFSFVTGIGLFATIYLTPLFLGRVRGYSALDIGLAVFSTGVFQIMAIPLYAFLANRVDLRWIMMVGLGLFAVSMWEFSPITHDWSAGQLMLPQALRGIAQQLAVPPAVTLTLGGLAPARLKHASGLFNLMRNLGGAIGIAACATILNDRTNLHFTRLAEHLNSSNEAMNQWLSQVGGNLANLGQSGDVGVTASLRQLWLLTYREAQTQTYGDTFLMIGVCFVIATAMVPLMRKVQPPTAPSADGH, via the coding sequence ATGAGCACCGCCCTCGCCGCCCCTGCACAGCCATTCAACGCGGCGGACATGGCGACCGCGACCAAGGTGTTCGCCTTCGCGACCATGTGCATCGGCATGTTCATCGCGCTGCTGGATATCCAGATTGTCTCGGCGTCGCTGCGTGATATCGGCGGTGGACTGTCCGCCGGCACCGACGAAACCGCGTGGGTGCAGACCAGTTACCTGATCGCCGAAATCATCGTGATTCCATTGTCGGGCTGGCTGTCGCGAGTGTTTTCGACACGCTGGCTGTTCTGCGCCTCGGCGGTCGGTTTCACCCTCGCCAGTCTGCTCTGCGGCGTGGCCTGGAACATCCAGAGCATGATTGCCTTTCGGGCGCTGCAAGGTTTTCTCGGTGGTTCGATGATCCCGCTGGTGTTCACCACGGCGTTCTTTTTCTTCACCGGCAAACAACGGGTGATCGCCGCCGCGACCATCGGCGCGGTCGCGTCATTGGCACCGACAATGGGGCCGGTGATCGGCGGCTGGATTACCGACATTTCTTCGTGGCACTGGCTGTTCTACATCAATCTGGTGCCGGGGATTTTCGTTGCCGTGGCAGTGCCGATGCTGGTGAAGATCGACCAGCCGGAATTGTCGCTGCTCAAGGGCGCGGACTATCTGAGCATGGTCTTTCTCGCGCTGTTTCTTGGCTGCCTGGAATACACCCTCGAAGAAGGCCCGCGCTGGAACTGGTTCAGCGACCAAACCATCCTCACCACGGCGTGGATCAGCGGCCTCGCCGGATTGGCCTTCATTGGCCGCACCTTGCACGTGGCCAATCCGATCGTCGATCTGCGCGCCTTGAAGGATCGCAACTTCGCCCTCGGCTGCTTCTTCTCGTTCGTCACCGGCATCGGCCTGTTCGCGACGATTTACCTGACGCCACTGTTTCTCGGCCGGGTACGTGGCTACAGCGCGCTGGACATTGGTCTGGCGGTTTTCTCCACGGGTGTGTTCCAGATCATGGCGATTCCGCTGTATGCCTTTCTCGCCAATCGCGTCGATCTGCGCTGGATCATGATGGTCGGTCTGGGCCTGTTCGCGGTGTCGATGTGGGAGTTCAGCCCGATCACTCACGACTGGAGCGCGGGGCAATTGATGTTGCCGCAAGCGTTGCGCGGAATTGCCCAGCAACTGGCGGTGCCGCCAGCGGTGACGTTGACCTTGGGTGGGTTGGCACCGGCACGCCTCAAGCACGCTTCGGGTCTGTTCAACCTGATGCGCAATCTGGGCGGGGCGATTGGTATTGCGGCCTGCGCGACCATTCTCAATGACCGCACCAACCTGCATTTCACCCGGTTGGCGGAGCATCTGAACAGCAGCAATGAAGCGATGAATCAGTGGCTGTCGCAGGTCGGCGGCAACCTGGCGAATCTGGGCCAGAGCGGCGACGTCGGGGTCACCGCCAGCTTGCGCCAGTTGTGGTTGCTGACCTACCGCGAGGCGCAGACGCAGACCTACGGCGACACCTTTCTGATGATCGGCGTGTGCTTCGTCATCGCCACCGCGATGGTGCCCTTGATGCGCAAGGTGCAACCACCGACGGCGCCGAGTGCGGATGGGCATTGA
- a CDS encoding carboxymuconolactone decarboxylase family protein: MKPRTDFYTASPDALKAMIALETAVSKLPLEKTLIELVKLRASQINGCAFCIDMHTADAIKGGETPRRLFAVTAWREAPFFSDRERAALLWTESLTQLSLTHAPDEDYDVVAAQFSPKEMVDLTVAISTINSWNRLAVGFRKTPQA; the protein is encoded by the coding sequence ATGAAACCTCGTACCGATTTCTACACCGCATCCCCAGACGCACTGAAAGCGATGATCGCCCTGGAAACCGCGGTGTCCAAGTTGCCGCTGGAAAAGACCCTGATCGAACTGGTCAAGCTGCGCGCCTCGCAAATCAACGGCTGCGCCTTTTGCATCGACATGCACACCGCCGATGCGATCAAGGGTGGTGAAACCCCGCGTCGCCTGTTCGCCGTCACCGCATGGCGTGAAGCGCCGTTCTTCAGCGACCGCGAACGCGCTGCGCTGCTGTGGACTGAATCGCTGACCCAACTGAGCCTGACCCATGCGCCGGATGAAGATTACGACGTGGTCGCGGCCCAGTTCTCGCCCAAGGAAATGGTCGACCTGACCGTGGCGATCAGCACCATCAACAGCTGGAACCGTCTGGCCGTAGGTTTCCGCAAAACCCCGCAAGCTTAA
- a CDS encoding diguanylate cyclase, whose amino-acid sequence MPIPIHDPHQAPGGTLKRLPLRKAAVLFIVAVGLCLSGLLYLQLEQSRRQDLAVAKVASSNLTRAMAQQAEDTFLAADLVMTSLVDWIQEDGYGAAQKPRLQRTFARRVQQLDQLHGMFLFDTQGQWVITSFADLPRGNGVADREYFKFHQQNVSTLAHIGPAIRSRENGEWIIPISKRVNDHAGNFQGVLLAGIKMSYFDRFFESFSLDDKGIMFLGLSDGTLLARRPFDENLIGTSLAQGRIYRTLLPEAAAGTAMIDSVVDGVVRLYGYRRLSAYPLVVSAATSRDTILEGWYARAFQSSVIVALVILGVGLFGWVFIHQVRDGERIEKNLRKAQRALEQIATHDSLTGLANRRLFERSLEIEFARGARQVSPVSLIMLDIDFFKRYNDAYGHVAGDHCLTQVAQVLRACCQRKADLAVRYGGEEFAVLLPDTDINGALAIAGQIRRSVIDKHIIHSGSPTGYLTVSLGCYSFIPSGNDSLEVFIQRADAALYQAKNAGRNRAAVLSLDSGLAELMRSDR is encoded by the coding sequence TTGCCTATCCCCATTCACGATCCGCATCAGGCCCCCGGAGGCACCCTTAAACGCCTGCCGCTGCGCAAAGCGGCGGTGCTGTTTATCGTTGCGGTGGGGTTGTGCCTGTCCGGTTTGCTGTACCTGCAACTGGAGCAGTCGCGGCGCCAGGATCTGGCGGTGGCGAAAGTGGCGTCGAGCAACTTGACCCGGGCCATGGCGCAGCAGGCAGAGGACACGTTTCTGGCCGCCGATCTGGTGATGACCAGCCTGGTCGACTGGATTCAGGAGGACGGTTACGGCGCCGCGCAGAAACCACGCTTGCAGAGAACCTTTGCCCGTCGGGTGCAGCAACTCGATCAGTTGCACGGCATGTTTCTCTTCGACACGCAGGGTCAGTGGGTGATTACCTCGTTCGCCGATCTGCCCCGTGGCAACGGCGTGGCGGACCGCGAGTACTTCAAATTCCACCAGCAGAACGTCTCGACACTGGCGCATATCGGCCCGGCGATTCGCAGCCGCGAGAACGGTGAGTGGATCATCCCGATTTCCAAGCGCGTCAATGATCACGCCGGCAATTTTCAGGGGGTGTTGCTGGCCGGGATCAAGATGTCGTACTTCGACCGCTTCTTCGAAAGCTTCAGCCTCGATGATAAAGGCATCATGTTTCTCGGGCTGAGCGACGGCACTTTGCTCGCCCGTCGGCCGTTTGATGAAAACCTGATCGGCACTTCGCTGGCGCAAGGGCGGATTTATCGCACGTTGCTGCCCGAGGCCGCTGCCGGCACGGCGATGATCGATTCGGTGGTCGATGGCGTGGTGCGTTTATACGGTTATCGACGCTTGTCGGCATACCCGTTGGTGGTGTCGGCGGCGACCTCGCGCGACACGATTCTCGAGGGTTGGTACGCACGCGCATTCCAGTCGAGTGTGATTGTCGCGCTGGTGATTCTCGGTGTCGGCCTGTTTGGCTGGGTGTTCATTCATCAAGTGCGCGACGGCGAACGCATCGAGAAGAACTTGCGCAAGGCCCAGCGCGCACTGGAGCAGATTGCGACTCACGACAGCCTGACCGGGTTGGCCAATCGCCGCTTGTTTGAACGATCGCTGGAAATCGAATTCGCACGCGGCGCGCGGCAGGTCAGCCCGGTCAGCCTGATCATGCTCGATATCGATTTTTTCAAGCGCTACAACGATGCTTATGGGCATGTGGCGGGAGACCATTGTCTGACTCAGGTCGCTCAGGTGCTGCGGGCGTGCTGTCAGCGCAAGGCTGATCTGGCGGTGCGCTACGGTGGCGAGGAATTTGCGGTGCTGCTGCCGGACACCGATATCAATGGAGCGCTGGCGATCGCCGGGCAGATTCGCCGCAGCGTGATCGATAAACACATCATCCATAGCGGCTCGCCGACCGGCTATCTGACGGTAAGTCTGGGCTGCTATTCGTTTATCCCGAGCGGCAATGACAGTCTGGAAGTGTTTATCCAGCGTGCCGATGCGGCGCTGTATCAGGCGAAAAATGCAGGACGCAATCGTGCGGCGGTGTTGTCGCTGGACAGCGGTCTGGCCGAGTTGATGCGCTCTGACCGTTGA
- a CDS encoding phosphodiester glycosidase family protein → MSFQARLCVWVLISSPIAQVAQAATALSEYSKPHATESFELDKGTQVRTHRFGEYQLIEVYIPAESAVVTVHDLRAKGVAVDAYRGLETKDTVAIIGGGFFGYNSKGEEEPIGLTRVNGERKVALMPWSHGGVFASNGTGTLRIFPATSKNQGGRWKYALQSKPIIIQNGNVDVGKNLRDAEFNRVAVGLSVGGDILIVGLFQNFGQAATQVQFSYIYRIIAEKRDLKILRALAMDGGAGAQIHIPKLDLNFGDTGLSYFPNALRFNTVTGQQFINE, encoded by the coding sequence ATGTCGTTTCAAGCCAGGCTCTGTGTTTGGGTATTGATTTCTTCTCCCATCGCTCAGGTTGCTCAGGCGGCAACTGCACTTTCAGAATACTCAAAGCCGCATGCTACTGAATCGTTTGAGCTTGATAAAGGAACTCAGGTTCGTACTCATCGATTTGGCGAGTATCAACTGATCGAGGTGTACATTCCGGCTGAGTCTGCAGTTGTGACGGTCCACGATTTACGAGCTAAGGGGGTAGCCGTTGATGCATACCGAGGTCTGGAAACAAAAGACACTGTCGCAATAATCGGGGGTGGTTTTTTCGGCTACAACTCTAAGGGAGAAGAAGAGCCAATAGGTTTGACCCGAGTTAATGGGGAAAGAAAGGTTGCGCTAATGCCTTGGTCCCATGGCGGAGTTTTTGCGTCGAATGGCACTGGGACACTTCGTATCTTTCCAGCGACTAGTAAAAATCAAGGTGGTCGTTGGAAGTACGCTTTACAATCGAAACCCATAATCATACAAAATGGAAATGTAGACGTAGGTAAAAATTTGCGTGACGCAGAATTCAACCGAGTTGCTGTAGGGCTTTCGGTTGGCGGGGACATCCTAATTGTTGGGCTGTTCCAGAACTTCGGCCAAGCCGCCACTCAGGTTCAATTCTCTTACATTTATAGAATTATTGCTGAAAAGCGAGACTTGAAAATACTGAGAGCACTCGCAATGGATGGAGGCGCTGGCGCACAAATACATATCCCAAAATTAGACCTCAACTTTGGAGACACAGGACTTTCATACTTTCCTAACGCGCTTCGTTTCAATACTGTGACGGGGCAGCAATTTATAAATGAATAA
- a CDS encoding ribonuclease T2: protein MKKLFTILAVIALTVGSIGLSSARQSQSSKAQAESVAGVFDYYLLALSWSPTFCLTHKDDSQCTGKGYGFVLHGLWPQYAKGGWPESCPPLTTLNAAQTSQGLTLFPTKKLLDHEWAKHGTCSGLGAMGYLDEADKAVAAVKIPDELQPFSSSYYFEAQEIADLFRKANPGIPADGIAVICSGPELSEVRVCMGKDLQFGACGKGVKTQCRAGDVRVPPSR, encoded by the coding sequence ATGAAAAAGCTGTTTACAATTTTGGCGGTGATTGCGCTGACGGTCGGTAGCATCGGCCTGAGTTCGGCGCGGCAATCACAGTCGAGCAAGGCCCAGGCGGAATCGGTGGCGGGGGTGTTCGATTACTACCTGCTGGCGTTGTCCTGGTCGCCGACCTTTTGTCTGACCCACAAAGATGACTCGCAGTGCACGGGCAAGGGCTACGGCTTCGTGCTGCACGGGTTGTGGCCGCAATACGCCAAGGGTGGCTGGCCGGAATCCTGCCCACCACTGACCACGCTGAACGCGGCGCAAACCAGCCAGGGTCTGACGCTGTTCCCGACCAAAAAACTGCTCGACCACGAATGGGCCAAGCACGGCACCTGCAGCGGCCTCGGCGCGATGGGCTATCTCGATGAAGCGGACAAAGCCGTGGCGGCGGTGAAAATCCCGGACGAACTGCAACCGTTCAGCAGTTCCTATTACTTCGAAGCCCAGGAAATCGCCGACCTGTTCCGCAAGGCCAACCCGGGGATTCCGGCCGATGGCATCGCGGTCATTTGCAGTGGCCCGGAACTGTCGGAAGTGCGCGTGTGCATGGGCAAGGATTTGCAGTTCGGCGCCTGTGGCAAGGGCGTGAAAACCCAGTGCCGGGCGGGAGATGTTCGCGTGCCGCCGTCGCGCTAA
- a CDS encoding LysR substrate-binding domain-containing protein, with product MFDALLLKTFVTVVDEDGFSRAAEKLHLTQSAVSGHLRRLEDQVGKPLLKRTTRSQQLTADGERLLAYARTILALNRDAWAQLTRTPFQGRVRIGVSEDFVEARLLRVLQDCAAQHPGMEIDVQVNIPGTLLGQMQQGDLEMVIGSLCETAESGRLLWQEPLVWAWAAQPVTQLPTPLPLALFPEPCPYREAALTRLAQAGISQRTAMLCSSTAGLRAAALSGFAVAPMPACQLGQGMAALGAEQGLPDLPDAQFRLFVAPHADPQMIDAVSQVIVEFCSARRQ from the coding sequence ATGTTTGACGCCCTGTTGCTCAAGACATTTGTCACCGTTGTCGACGAGGACGGCTTCAGCCGTGCCGCAGAAAAACTGCATCTGACGCAATCGGCGGTCAGTGGGCATCTGCGCCGGCTCGAAGATCAGGTGGGAAAACCGTTGCTCAAGCGCACCACCCGCTCTCAGCAACTCACCGCCGATGGCGAGCGTTTGCTGGCGTATGCGCGAACGATTCTGGCGTTGAACCGCGATGCCTGGGCGCAGCTCACGCGCACGCCGTTTCAGGGGCGGGTGCGAATTGGCGTTTCCGAGGATTTTGTCGAGGCGCGGTTGTTGCGCGTGTTGCAGGATTGCGCGGCGCAGCATCCGGGGATGGAGATCGATGTGCAGGTGAACATTCCCGGGACGTTGCTGGGCCAGATGCAGCAGGGCGACCTGGAGATGGTCATCGGTTCGCTGTGTGAAACCGCTGAGTCGGGGCGTTTACTCTGGCAGGAGCCGCTGGTGTGGGCGTGGGCTGCGCAACCTGTCACGCAATTGCCGACGCCATTGCCGCTGGCGCTGTTTCCCGAACCTTGTCCTTATCGCGAGGCGGCGCTGACGCGATTGGCTCAGGCGGGCATTTCCCAGCGTACGGCGATGCTGTGTTCGAGTACCGCCGGGTTGCGTGCGGCGGCATTGTCCGGATTTGCCGTGGCGCCGATGCCGGCATGTCAGTTGGGGCAGGGGATGGCCGCGCTGGGCGCGGAACAGGGCTTGCCGGACTTACCGGATGCGCAGTTCCGCTTGTTTGTCGCGCCTCACGCTGATCCGCAGATGATCGATGCGGTCTCGCAGGTGATCGTCGAATTTTGCTCGGCGCGGCGGCAATGA
- a CDS encoding NAD(P)H-dependent oxidoreductase, whose product MTTLLHIECSPRKQRSASLQVARSFIDRYLQHQPQTHIETLDLWGMPLPEFGEEAMNAKYAGLSGTPLTSAQQSAWNELEHLAAYLHRADIIVLSVPLWNFSIPYKLKHFIDLVSQKDILFSFDPERGLQGLLKNKTAVGAYACGMDFAAQSATPAERFDFQKPYVAAWLDFIGISDVHELSVEKTILGEGVDRQSRLAASQQARDLADHLAATEADKTVIPASAN is encoded by the coding sequence GTGACCACCCTTCTGCACATCGAATGCTCACCGCGCAAACAACGCTCCGCCTCACTGCAAGTGGCGCGCAGCTTCATCGACCGCTATCTGCAGCATCAGCCGCAGACCCACATCGAAACCCTGGACCTGTGGGGCATGCCGCTGCCGGAGTTCGGAGAAGAGGCAATGAATGCCAAGTACGCCGGCCTCAGCGGTACGCCACTGACATCCGCCCAGCAATCGGCGTGGAATGAACTCGAGCACCTCGCCGCGTACCTGCATCGCGCCGATATTATTGTGCTGTCGGTGCCGCTGTGGAATTTCAGCATTCCCTACAAGCTCAAGCACTTCATCGACCTGGTGTCGCAGAAGGACATCCTCTTCAGCTTCGATCCGGAACGCGGCCTGCAAGGTTTGTTGAAAAACAAAACCGCCGTGGGCGCCTATGCGTGCGGGATGGATTTCGCGGCGCAGTCGGCCACGCCCGCCGAACGCTTCGACTTTCAGAAACCCTACGTCGCTGCATGGCTCGACTTTATCGGCATCAGCGATGTGCATGAGTTGAGCGTCGAGAAGACCATTCTCGGCGAAGGCGTCGATCGTCAGTCGCGGCTCGCGGCGTCACAACAGGCGCGGGATCTGGCCGACCATCTCGCTGCAACTGAAGCTGACAAAACTGTAATCCCCGCCTCAGCCAACTGA
- a CDS encoding copper resistance system multicopper oxidase, translated as MPSNPSRRTFVKGLAAGSLLGGLGLWRSPVWALNASGQLHELSGSDFELFIGETPVNFTGRPRTAMTINGSLPGPLLRWREGDTVTLRVRNRLSASTSIHWHGILLPANMDGVPGLSFHGIEPGGVYVYQFKVRQNGTYWYHSHSGLQEQAGVYGPLVIDAKEPEPFHYDREFVVMLSDWSDEDPASLMKTLKKQSDYYNFHKRTVGDFIDDVSEKGWGATVADRKMWAEMNMNPTDIADVSGATYTFLMNGHAPDNNWTGLFRPGEKLRLRLINGSAMTYFDVRIPGLKMTVVAADGLHVKPVSVDELRIAVAETYDVIVEPDAEAYTLFAQAMDRTGFARGTLATRAGLSAPVPILDPRPLVTMDDMGMGGMDHGSMDMSAMDHSAMGPMQAHPASEKDNPLVDMQAMTTAPKLNDPGLGLRNNGRRVLSYADLRSTFEDPDGRDPSRTIELHLTGHMEKFAWSFNGIKFSDAEPLRLKYGERIRLVLVNDTMMTHPIHLHGMWSDLEDENGDFQVRKHTIDMPPGTRRSYRVTADALGRWAYHCHLLYHMETGMFREVRVEE; from the coding sequence ATGCCTTCCAACCCTTCCCGACGTACCTTCGTCAAAGGCCTCGCCGCCGGTAGCCTGCTCGGTGGTCTGGGCCTATGGCGCTCGCCAGTCTGGGCGCTGAACGCGTCCGGTCAGTTGCATGAACTGAGCGGCAGCGACTTCGAGCTGTTCATCGGCGAAACCCCGGTCAACTTCACCGGCCGCCCGCGCACGGCAATGACCATCAACGGCAGCCTGCCCGGCCCGCTGCTGCGTTGGCGCGAGGGCGACACGGTGACGCTGCGGGTGCGCAACCGACTCAGCGCCAGCACCTCGATTCACTGGCACGGCATTCTGCTGCCGGCGAACATGGACGGCGTGCCGGGCCTGAGCTTTCACGGCATCGAACCGGGTGGCGTGTACGTCTATCAATTCAAGGTGCGGCAGAACGGCACCTATTGGTATCACAGCCATTCCGGGTTGCAGGAACAGGCCGGCGTCTACGGCCCGCTGGTGATCGACGCCAAGGAACCGGAGCCGTTCCACTACGACCGCGAGTTCGTGGTGATGCTCAGCGACTGGAGCGACGAAGACCCGGCCAGCCTGATGAAGACCCTGAAAAAACAATCCGACTACTACAACTTCCACAAACGCACCGTCGGCGATTTCATCGATGACGTCAGCGAGAAAGGCTGGGGCGCCACCGTTGCCGATCGCAAGATGTGGGCAGAAATGAACATGAACCCCACTGACATTGCCGACGTCAGTGGCGCCACCTACACCTTCCTGATGAATGGCCACGCGCCGGATAACAACTGGACCGGTCTGTTCCGCCCCGGCGAAAAATTGCGCCTGCGTCTGATCAACGGCTCGGCGATGACCTACTTCGACGTGCGCATTCCGGGGTTGAAAATGACCGTGGTCGCGGCGGATGGCTTGCACGTCAAACCGGTCAGCGTCGATGAACTGCGCATCGCCGTGGCCGAGACTTACGACGTCATCGTCGAGCCGGACGCCGAAGCGTACACCCTGTTTGCCCAGGCCATGGATCGTACCGGTTTTGCCCGTGGCACCCTCGCCACTCGCGCCGGGTTATCTGCGCCCGTACCAATTCTGGACCCGCGCCCGTTGGTGACAATGGACGACATGGGCATGGGCGGCATGGACCACGGTTCGATGGACATGAGCGCCATGGATCATTCGGCGATGGGCCCGATGCAAGCCCATCCCGCCAGCGAAAAAGACAATCCACTGGTGGACATGCAAGCCATGACCACCGCACCAAAACTCAACGACCCCGGCCTCGGTCTGCGCAACAACGGCCGTCGCGTGCTGAGCTACGCCGACCTGCGCAGCACCTTCGAAGACCCGGATGGCCGCGACCCGAGCCGCACAATCGAACTGCACCTGACCGGCCACATGGAAAAATTCGCCTGGTCGTTCAACGGCATCAAATTCTCCGACGCCGAGCCTTTGCGCCTGAAGTACGGCGAGCGCATCCGCCTGGTGCTGGTCAACGACACGATGATGACCCACCCGATTCATCTGCACGGCATGTGGAGCGATCTGGAAGACGAAAACGGCGACTTCCAGGTGCGCAAACACACCATCGACATGCCGCCCGGTACGCGCCGCAGTTATCGCGTAACCGCCGACGCACTTGGCCGCTGGGCCTATCACTGCCATCTCCTGTACCACATGGAAACGGGCATGTTCCGCGAAGTGCGGGTGGAAGAATGA
- a CDS encoding copper resistance protein B: protein MTRLTAFSLLLIGSSAMAASAMPGMDHSQMPGMDHSAMQSMDDGMMQPAAPTESRTPIPPLTDADRAAVFTSPGGHQVHDSAINTYFLADKLEWQDADDGSALAWDLSGWIGGDIDRLWLRSEGERSNGKTEDAEIQALWGHAISPWWDVVSGVRQDFKPGAPQTWAAFGLQGMALYNFEAEATAFIGEGGQSALRFEGDYDILLTNRLILQPTAELNIYGKNDPQRGIGSGLANTEAGLRLRYEIRREFAPYIGVTWNRTYGNSADYAREEGEDRSEARLVLGVRLWF, encoded by the coding sequence ATGACTCGACTTACTGCGTTTTCCTTGCTGCTGATCGGCAGTTCGGCGATGGCCGCCAGCGCCATGCCGGGCATGGATCACAGCCAGATGCCCGGCATGGATCATTCGGCAATGCAAAGCATGGACGACGGCATGATGCAGCCCGCCGCGCCAACCGAAAGTCGCACGCCGATCCCGCCGCTGACCGACGCCGACCGCGCCGCTGTGTTCACCAGCCCCGGCGGCCATCAAGTCCACGACAGCGCGATCAACACGTACTTTCTCGCCGACAAACTCGAATGGCAGGACGCCGATGACGGCAGCGCGCTGGCCTGGGATCTGTCCGGCTGGATCGGTGGCGATATCGATCGTCTGTGGCTGCGTTCCGAAGGCGAACGCAGTAACGGCAAGACCGAGGACGCCGAGATTCAGGCGCTGTGGGGCCATGCGATTTCGCCGTGGTGGGACGTCGTCAGCGGCGTGCGTCAGGACTTCAAACCCGGCGCGCCACAGACTTGGGCCGCGTTCGGCCTGCAGGGCATGGCGCTGTACAACTTCGAAGCCGAGGCGACCGCGTTTATCGGTGAAGGCGGCCAGAGCGCGCTGCGGTTCGAGGGTGACTACGACATCCTGCTGACCAATCGCCTGATCTTGCAGCCCACCGCTGAACTCAACATTTACGGCAAAAACGATCCGCAGCGAGGCATCGGTTCCGGCCTTGCCAATACCGAAGCCGGCCTGCGTTTACGCTATGAAATCCGCCGCGAATTTGCGCCGTACATCGGCGTGACGTGGAACCGCACTTACGGCAACAGCGCCGATTACGCCCGCGAAGAAGGCGAGGATCGCAGCGAAGCGCGGCTCGTGCTCGGCGTGCGGCTGTGGTTCTGA
- the copC gene encoding copper homeostasis periplasmic binding protein CopC produces the protein MRSLKITLVFASGLLLSSLAQAHPKLLSSTPAEGADGPAPGKIELHFSENLLTRFSGAKLVMTEMPGMAHSPMPMKARVSAGSDPKSMLITPLSPLPAGTYQVEWRAVSSDTHPITGNVTFKVK, from the coding sequence ATGCGCAGCTTGAAAATCACCCTTGTATTCGCCAGCGGCTTGCTCCTGAGCAGCCTCGCCCAGGCCCACCCGAAACTGCTGTCGTCGACCCCGGCCGAAGGTGCCGATGGCCCGGCGCCCGGCAAGATTGAACTGCACTTTTCGGAGAACCTGCTGACCCGGTTCTCCGGCGCCAAACTGGTCATGACCGAAATGCCCGGCATGGCCCATTCGCCGATGCCGATGAAAGCCAGAGTCAGCGCCGGCAGCGACCCGAAAAGCATGCTGATTACCCCGCTCTCTCCATTGCCCGCCGGCACTTATCAAGTCGAATGGCGCGCGGTGTCCTCGGACACGCACCCGATCACCGGCAACGTCACGTTCAAAGTGAAGTAA
- the copD gene encoding copper homeostasis membrane protein CopD, whose product MGELINILLRFALYVDLLLVFGLALFGVYGADSTLRFRSLLRGMALIGALLSVAGLVLMTRAMSGETALAALWPHLQMMLLETDVGLAWAVRMIALIVVLIRPGAWLASITGAVALASLAWSGHGAMDEGALRFWHFLSDILHLLAAGAWLGAMLALVLMTRGLVDQARIRSLAFAVRRFEWVGAAIVLTLSITGVVNYLFIVGPRLDEVLLGTYGMLLTIKVLLFAGMLALAALNRFHLGPALQQALRDGQHVVAANALRRSVVVELAIALLIVALVAWLGTLSPDAG is encoded by the coding sequence ATGGGCGAACTGATCAACATCCTCCTGCGGTTTGCGTTGTATGTGGATTTGCTGCTGGTGTTCGGGCTGGCGTTGTTTGGGGTTTACGGCGCTGACTCGACGCTGCGGTTTCGGTCGCTGTTGCGCGGGATGGCGTTGATCGGGGCGCTGCTGTCGGTGGCTGGTCTGGTGCTGATGACCCGCGCCATGAGTGGCGAAACGGCGCTTGCGGCGCTGTGGCCACACCTGCAAATGATGCTGCTGGAAACCGACGTCGGGCTGGCGTGGGCAGTACGAATGATTGCGCTGATCGTGGTGTTGATCAGGCCGGGGGCTTGGCTTGCGTCGATTACCGGCGCTGTTGCGCTCGCCTCTCTGGCCTGGAGCGGGCATGGGGCGATGGACGAGGGAGCGCTGCGGTTCTGGCATTTTCTCAGCGACATTCTGCACCTGCTCGCGGCGGGTGCGTGGCTGGGTGCGATGCTGGCGCTGGTGCTGATGACGCGGGGGCTGGTTGATCAAGCACGCATTCGTTCGCTGGCGTTTGCGGTTCGGCGCTTTGAGTGGGTCGGCGCAGCGATTGTGCTGACGCTGTCGATCACCGGCGTGGTGAATTACTTGTTCATCGTCGGCCCGAGGCTGGATGAAGTGTTGCTCGGCACGTACGGGATGCTGCTGACGATCAAGGTTTTACTGTTTGCCGGAATGTTGGCGTTGGCAGCGTTGAATCGCTTTCATCTTGGTCCGGCATTGCAGCAGGCATTGCGCGATGGACAACATGTCGTCGCGGCGAATGCGCTAAGACGCAGCGTTGTCGTTGAACTGGCAATCGCATTGCTGATCGTGGCACTGGTGGCGTGGCTCGGCACGTTAAGCCCGGACGCGGGATGA